The region ATGCAATGGGCAAACCAAAAGAGAGTATAACTTGGTTTGAAAATGATGATTCATGGAAATTAGAACTTGAAGAGTTTATCGATGGAATATTAAATAAAAAAGATATTATTCATGGTACAAGCCAAGAAGCATATAGAGTACTTAATTTAGTAGAAACAATTTATAATAAAAGTGGATTCTATAAATGAAAAGAGTTTTATTAACAGGCGGAAGTAGAGGAATAGGAAAAGCGATTTTTGAGGAGCTTAAAAATAACTATGAAGTTATTGCACCAACAAGAGAACAACTTAATTTATCATCTTTAAAATCAATTGAAACCTACTTTGAAAGTGACAAAAAAATTGATATATTAATAAATAGTGCGGGTATTAATATTATAAAAGATATTGAATCAATTTTAGATAATGATATTGAAAAGATAAATCAAATAAATTTGATTGCCCCTTTAAAATTAATTCAAAAAGTTATACCAAATATGAAAAAAAATAATTTTGGTAAAATTATAAATATTAGCTCCATTTGGGGAGTAAAAAGTAAAGAGAAGCGAACTTTATACAGTGGTACTAAATTTGGTATAATTGGTCAAACAAAAGCACTCTCAAAAGAACTTGGGGAATACAATATCTTAGTAAATGCTGTATGTCCAGGATTTACTGCAACTGATTTAACTATGCAAAGTTTATCTGAAACTGAATTATTAGATATTCAAAATCAAATTCCACTTAAAAGACTAGCCAAACCAAGAGAGATAGCAAAAGCAATTAAATTTTTAATTAGTGATGATAATAGTTATATAACGGGACAAACTTTAATTATTGACGGAGGATTCACGTCATGAAAAAATTAATATTAAACTCCAATATTCATAACTATGAAGTGAAATTTAAGAACGACTTGGAATTTATTAATAAATTAATAGATATAAAAAAGAAAGTATTTATTATTGATAAAAATATTTATAATTTATATAAACAATATTTTACTAAAATCCAAGAAAATAGACTTTATATTTTTGATGCCATTGAAGAGAAAAAAACTCTAGAAAGTGTACAAAATATGTATAAATTCTTAGCAAAATTTGATGAAAAAAGAAATATTACCCTCATATCAATTG is a window of Halarcobacter sp. DNA encoding:
- a CDS encoding SDR family oxidoreductase, with translation MKRVLLTGGSRGIGKAIFEELKNNYEVIAPTREQLNLSSLKSIETYFESDKKIDILINSAGINIIKDIESILDNDIEKINQINLIAPLKLIQKVIPNMKKNNFGKIINISSIWGVKSKEKRTLYSGTKFGIIGQTKALSKELGEYNILVNAVCPGFTATDLTMQSLSETELLDIQNQIPLKRLAKPREIAKAIKFLISDDNSYITGQTLIIDGGFTS